The Paroedura picta isolate Pp20150507F chromosome 17, Ppicta_v3.0, whole genome shotgun sequence genome contains the following window.
TCTCTGTCAGGCTCCCCCAAAGCCAATCTCGGGAGGGGCAGAGGAGCGGCCAGGGGGAAGGGCCCACTCCCCGAGTACACCTAGCTGCCAGTGTATGCTCCTCCGCGTGCCGTCTCAGCTGTGCTTGGGTTTTGCTTGCAGAAGCAGCTGACCAGGGTGGTGCGGCGATACGAGAGACGTATCGAATGGCTCTCCGTCGGCAGCCGGAGGATCTGGGGAACAGTTTGCGAAAGGAGGTAAAACGAGCTCTTCTCCGTTGAAGAGTATTCCAAACTGGCTTCCAGGAGGAGCTGGGTTAGAGACATGCTGGTTTCCAGCCACCCGCTGCTGAGCCCAGCACTGTTTGCTGTGGGGCTGCCAAAGCCTGTCCATCAAAACGAAATGGGCAGAGTTCGCTGCCAGGatggggaggaagcagggagggggggaagcccccaaagaagaagagtaggtttttttaccccgcttttcactacccagaggagtctcaaagcggcttccagtcgcctccccttcctctccccacaactggcaccctgtgaggcgggtgaggctgagagagctctgagagaactgtcgattggcccgaggtcacccagctggctgcaggtggaggaggagcggggaatcaaacccggttctccagattagaggccgcttcTCTTAATCAAGACGCCAAGCCGCCCACCGTGTTCCAGATCTAGATTTGTAAGCAtctaccgcaggggtagtcaaactgcggccctccagatgtccatggactacaattcccaggagccccctgccagcgaatgctggcagggggctcctgggaattgtagtccatggacatctggagggccgcagtttgactacccctgatccaccgTCTGCCTTCAAAGCCCCAAAGTcaacaaataaaaacagcaaagtCAATAACGCAGAGTCCaccaaagccaaaaaaaaaaaacagagcagaaGGATAATAATGgaaaattaaaaccaaataaaaagagaaacaaagcaaATAAAGCATGCAGCAAACAATCAATCAatgtttatttacggtcattcaggccAAAATTAAAATGCAAGCAATTAAGAACTACGAACTAAGAAAAACcagtaatagtactataaaaattttaaaagatctgacaagagacgaactttaagatgttacattcGATATTtcaaacatagtttaagttgccagtgagaaatggctctttgtacttctgaAATTGGACCAGAGATAAATGTTCTGAGCCACATACCTAGtccgcaatttcatggcggcagtgcaaaatttagctgtgcagagagttatttgcctgtcttcgccttgaagcagcaccttggctttctcctttagggaagatcttgggtaggcgTTCAAAATGGGCTGAATAAAGTGACATCTGACGGCATCATAAATGGGGCGGAACAGAAGCACATGTGCGTCTGACTCTTGCTTCGGCAgtacatatagaagaagaagaagaagaagagttggttcttatatgccgcttttccctacccgaaggaggctcaaagcggcttacagtcgccttccctttcctctccccacaacagacaccctgtgaggtgggtgaggctgagagagccctgatatcactgctcggtcagaacagttttatcagtgccatggcgagcccaaggccacccagctggctgcatgtgggggagtgcagaatcgaacctggcatgccagattagaagtccgctctcctaaccactacaccaaactggctctctggaatatACTAAAACTGGAAAGATACAGAGGagattagcatggcccctgcGCACGCAGCAAACAAATGAAGAAACAGACAGTaaaaatgtggcaaatgaaggAGGAAACGGATGACTTTTCAGTGCTGGCCTTTTCCCTGTAGGGTCGTTCTCCTTATCGACGTCTCCGTCACCAATTCCCTGTACCTCATCCATCTCCAGCATGCCCTGCGGCTTGTGCTGGAAGAGCAAATTTCAGGCAAGGACTGCTTCAATATTATAGCGTAAGTAAAACTGGGCATCGTTTATGCTGAAGTAGAGTATAAAAGTCTCTTGGAGCACAGGGTggtcaggcagcagacatgccgtctgaaagctctgcccgtgaggctgggagttcgatcccagcagccggctcaaggtacactcagccttccattcttccgagttcggtaaacggagtccccagcttgctggggggtaaacggtcatgactggggaaggcactggcaaaccaccccgtactgagcctgccatgaaaacgctggagggcatcaccccaagggtcagacatgacttggtgcttgcacaggggatacctttacctttagagtgcTTTAGATCTGGGTCggccattttattattattattgtgtttaATTTCTCTacggccctccccaaatggctcagTTAACAGTGCATTAAAACCAACATCATAAACATCAACTTTAACagtaaaaacatcataaaaacacaaGTAACAATTTAACAGCATTTAATAAGAGCAGCCTCGcaggagtggctctccagatgtctgtggactacaattcccatgagccccatgccaacatcacagaggctcatggggattgtagtccacggacatctgaaaagccacagtttggccactcctgtgatATTCACTGCCCATAAATCTCCAGATGAGATCTATCTGTGTGgggggtgttttgtaggggaaGGTCATAGATGTTAACATCGCCAAGAAGCCTCAGATGGCAGACTCTGCATGCCGTGTTCCTTTTTGCTTTGGTTCCTTTTTTCTTTGTTCCTTGCAGTGTTGGGAAAGATGTTAAGCCTTGGCAACCCGAAATGGTTCCTTCACACCTGGACAACTTAGAGCGTGCCTGGAGGtaagtaaaaataaattttaatcctctctcccccccccccccccccaagcaaagtCTCAGGAGCAAAAAAACCAGGGTTGGTCTCTTCTACTTACTTAGGATTCAGCATCTTTGGGTGGCCCCAGGTTTTGGGTCAACGGGACCACAAAGGAAGTATCCTGCTTCAGCGGGCACAGTAGGCTCGGGTGCCACCCTTGCTTGACATCAGGACAACGTGTGAGTCCAGCTTTAAGACCAGCAGGGTTTAATTCTGGTCATCTGAATGTGCATGACAGCTTCTGCCcggaattgaactttgttggtcttaaaggtgccccgctttgttctgtttttttcagactatcacagctgcccacctgaatctatgcctGGCATCCGAAATATAGGAACAATGAAAGGGGGAGATTAGGGGAAAGGATCCCAGGTAGATGAGGCAAGGAGTGTAGGATAGTTTCAATGCTTTGGTTTTCCTGGGCACGTCCACCCTTGTGACCAAGAAAGGAGCTCCACCTTTATAGGAGTTTCCCAGCTGAAAAATCCAGATTTGCCCAAAGGAACCTGGGTAGAATGACTTGCAACCATTTTCAGAGAACCACTTGGGGCGATGTCCTGAACTCATAACCGGCTGATTCAAGGGCGTTATAGAGCCATCTAAGAGAGCATTGAATCTCAGTGGACTGGTTTATTTGGCTGGTTCCATTATTCCAAGAGAAGGTTTGGTTCTTCCCAGCTGTGCTTGGGCAGAAACGATTTCCGGGCCCTTTAAGGAAAGCACATCACAGCCACTGCCTTGAGGAGCCTGCTGTATAGACACCCAAACACCACATCACAACTTTTGCCCCATGGTAGCTTTGAGTtccttggctggctcccagtttgggTCAGGACTGTAGTGATGGAGGAAAAGGGATGTATCCTGTATCCCCTGTAGCCTGGGCTATTTTCCTGGCCTGAACGGGCCTCAGGGGTCGTTTCATGTTGAGAAATCAGtgcaggagggaaggctgaagataAAGCACTGGCATCAGGGAGCCAGCAAAACTCTCTTCCCCTTTAACCCAGCCACTCGATAATGGGAAGTACAGCTTGCTTGCTCTTCCTTTCTCCCAGCTTTTGAGAAACACCGAAAACTACTTTCAGGATCTGGAACCTCTGCTTCCAGCTGATCGCTGGTGCCTGAGGCTAGCAAagcttcagtgttttgtttttcatattttttctgCGAAATTCTTCCACTAGATGGGTACTGGCCCTGCGGTGTGAGGGCACTCGGAACGTCATGGGTGCTTTTCGAAGAGTCATGGAGGCGGATTTCAGAGATAAGGACAAGCAGGAGTCCCAGGGGATATACCTGCTCACCACAGGCATCCCTGATCAAGAGACGGTAAGCACAACTGCCAGGATCTATTTCGATATAGCGACAGCTACTTGTCGTAGGTCCAGAACTGATCTAGGCTAGTTTGGCAACTGCAGGAGAGCTTGACATGGAGGTCCGTCCGTGCCAGGGAACATCAAATCACCTCCAGCTTGTCACTGAACCTCAGTGAATTAGTTTTCAGGTCCTATAATCCAGTCATGGAATTCGTCCCCCACCCGTCATTTTGGCCCTAACCGTTCCTTTCTGCCTTTCAGCACGTGATTAGTTCTTATATGGCCGAGGCCTGCATAGGGTGCGACTTGCAGCTTCATGTCTCTCTGTTCAGCACCAACGATTCTCCCCTGGAGGGTGAGATCCCACCACGCTATGCAAGCCCAGAGGAAACAGCCCTTGCCTTTAAGACCATTGTGCGGGCTGCCGGCGGCCGGTTTCACTGGTTTGAGGAAACAGGTGCGGTGGTGATCTtagctttgggagggggagttcttACCTTGCTCGGAGTTTGCTCCTGTGGCGGATCCCTCTTTTGGCCCATGGGCCCCCACGACAGCTGATTTGCTGATGGAGAAGGAAGGTTTGCCTTTCCCCCTCATCTAAATAGCACCCCTCTCCCCGAAGAAGCCTCTTGGACCGAGGGGCTACAGAGAAGTGAGCCACAAAGAGGAATCTCTTTATTCCTTGAATGAACagcctccttaggctgcctaaggaggtggtgagctccccctcactggcagtcttcaagcaaaggttggatgcacacttttcttggatgctttaggatgcttagggctgatcctgcgttgagcagggggttggactagatggcctctatggcccctcccaactctttgattctatgattctatgactgaacagatttttgtccattttttaaagtgtgtttctCCGGTTCTAAAAACCGATTTCCTATTGATTGGCTTTTATCCGGTCCTTTCTCCAAAGAGTGGTAATAGTAGTAGCAGTAAGGTTATTACGGAATTACACCACagcaataaatataaaatgcaaaatataCCTGTTTGCATGAGTAGGATACAACAAATACCATGGTGGTTAGGAaggccagcttctaatctggtgagccgcgtTTGATATCCTGCTcatcctcgacatgcagccagctgggtgaccttgggctcgccacagcactgataaagctggtctgaccaagcaataatctcagggctgtcagcctcccctccctctcagggtgtctgttgtggggagaggaagggaaggtgactggaagctactttgagactcctttgggtagagaaaagcggcatataagaaccaactcttcttcttcttcttctccaccaccttatatgaaagaaaaataaattggtCAAAAATTGATTGATGGTTTATGAATAGAAATTTAAGAAAGCGAGTTAAAATTGAAATCTCAACTGACctggaacatatttaaaaatagattttgcCCAATTTAATAGGTCTTGAGGTAGATAAAAATAGATTCTTAATGCACGAGGGAGGCCCTGCTTGTTCTGGCTACTCATTCTGTGGGGTAGCAGGATTTTAAACTTCTGTCGACCACCTTTAAATCCCATTCCTCGTAGCAATTTCTCTGTTTGACTCGCCACTGTTAGGCCTAGCTGGGCATTTGCGAAAGAGAGATGAACATTCCCAGAATGTTCCTCGAAGTGCTGAGACGGGAATATCTCAGAGTTTGCCATGAACCAAAAACCTGCAAGCTGTTTTCTTGTGGGAGGTTGATTATCAATCTGTTTCTGagtttaatcaatcaatcaatcaattaatttcttcgatttgtatcccaccactccccgatGGGCTCGTAGCGGGTAACATGGgcttaaaaccccaattaaaacactcccattaaaagactttaaaaacccaATTCATCCGCTGGCAGCTTCCCCCTTTCATATTGCGTTCTACCCCTTATATCTCGGGCGGACAGGCATCTACGAAAGCGATGACATCGGGAGCATCCTGACTGAAATGGAGAAAGCGGTCAGCTACTCCCATCAGGTAGgcattgttctccccccctccccaatttgtttttttggaaagagggggaaagagtgTTCCAGAAGCGTTTCGTTGAGATAAACACATGAAATGTGAACCAGAAATGTGTGTTTCTgaactggcattcttccacctcctACTTCCGAGTGTTTAGAAATATGCATTTCTTTCTTCGGCCTCCCCTGTGCCTCTccagcacacaaaatctgctgaAGGTCCTCGGGCCAAAGAGGTGAAGCTGGCCTCAGACAGAGCCAGGGATCTCTGTGGTGGAACATTCTTCCGAGTGAGACcgaaagacagagctgttctggctcCCCGATGCCCTTATAAACACACAAGCAGATATAAATAACATCCAGCTGCCATAGAGTATAGCAATTTATTCCCGCCCTCCTTTTGAGAAAGGGTGGAGGCTCACAGGCCAGCCTTTCTGGACTTTTttcccactgagaaccccctgaaatattcttcctcttcctcttcctcttcctcttcctcttcctcttcctcttcttcttcttcttcttcttcttcttcttcttcttcttcctttaatgTTCTGAAGAGTTTAATGTTGTAACCccccctgagccctcagggaaggctggtatagaaatgaaacaaataaattttAGCAGCTTCAATCTCTGGCCATATAGGAAGCAAATTTTAGACACTGAAACCAAACAACCCCAAAACAAACAGCCCATCTGTCCCCCAATGGCAGCCAATGGCAGGCTCATGGTGATGGGACCTAGCTcttatggcggccattttgtgattagccctaactcccagagcagccattttgtagtggctCATTCACACTCTGTTCCCAAGATGTCAAAATTTCAAAACGGTTGGATGCTCATGATCTACTCAGTAGCTTCTGGTGGCAAGAATGGATAAGAGCACGATAAAACCATCACTGAATTTGCTTGCAACTAGACATCCAAGCACAGCATTTTCATTCCAGGGTGCCTTGTTAGTGGAATCCTTAAAGCAGCGATCAGGAACTCAGTCGACTGCTGAGGAAGATCGAATATCcgagagaagggagaaaagcagCCCACAGAAGTGGCTCCTTCCCAAACCGACCGCCCTCACTCTGGCCAGAATGGTAGGATTGCATTGGATGGCTCCACTTTTAAGATGAAATCGGGTTGAATCAGCATCTTTGTCCCCATCACAGGCTTGAGACAACTTTATtcttcacttggagtcctgtgttcagttttgggcaccccagttgaacagggatgttgacaaactggagcgtgtccagaggagggcaacaaagatggtgaggggtttggagaccaagacgtatgaggaaaggttgggggagcttggtctgtttagcctggagaggagatgacgtCAGGTGGTGTCTGGAAATTTCTTGGAATTACAAGTGGCAATGGTATGAGACATTCCCAGAGAGCAGGCAGTTTTGTGGTATCTCCAAGAAACtcttgattctgtgattctgtgattctgtgattctgtgattctatgatcctgtgattctgtgattctatgattctgtgattctgtgattctgtgattctatgatcctatgattctatgatcctgtgattctgtgattctgtgatcctgtgatcctgtgatcctgtgattctgtgattctgtgattctgtgattctatgattctagagtggAAGAGACGGGCAGGATGGGGACAGGAGCCACTCCGCAAGAATATTTGCATGGCGCCCGCCAAGCACCAAAGCCGAGATCCCACCAGGTGGGTGCAACTTAATGAACTCCCCAGCGTAGATGCTCCCCCACTGTAACATCAGGATCCCTCAAAATGAAATTTCAGATCGGCAtcgagcaggggtgggactagatggtccctgtgtggccccttccaattctgaggTTCGTTGCCGTCCGAAGTGTGAGAAATCTAAAACCTTGCTCTCTGCTGCAGCACAGCCAATAAAGGAGTTTTTGCAGACGGgcgggagaaagaaaggcaggtggAAGAAACGCCCCGAGGGTTCACTTTCGTCGTTTTACACGGacaaagggaagaaagaaggTGGGTTGGTCCCCCATGGTGAGAATCAGACTATGCAGAAATTTATCTTGTGGGCGATTTAGGGGTGGATAGGCTGGGCAATGCGGGGCAGTCCCCTTCTCTCTTCATTGAGGGCTGCCGGGTCCCTGTCCCCCCAGCCAGTGTCAAGGGATGGCAGATCCAGCTTGGGCGTTGGAGCCCgaggagggcagggatctcagtgggatccaatgccacagagtccctttTCCCTggtggaagtgatctctgtagtgtggagatgagctgtaattccaggggatccccatgtcccacctggaggctggcatttcttACCAAAACAACCTGAAGGGGATGGGCATGTGCCTACCCAGAGCACCCCTCCAATTCTAGAGGTTAATTTTCTCCGTCATACTTTGAACCGCTGTATTATTCCCCTTCAAATCCTTTGCCCGTTTTTCAAGTTTGAAAATTATTCCTGGGGTGGCGATGTTGCCCAGGCGTAGAGCACCTGCTTAGGATGCAGAAAGACCCCAGCTTCAACCTCTGGCATCTTCAGGAAGGGTCTGTGGTTCTGCTGAGCACCAAGCTTGAAGTTGGGGCAGGATCTGAACCCTGCACTGCAATCAGCCAACGCACAGCTTGACCCAAACGGACAGAGAGCgtgcactggcgggaagatctattgtgctgcattgtatataccaggggtagtcaaactgcggccctccagatgtccatggactacaattcccatgagcccctgccagcgcagcgggattttcctgtgcagaaaaggaaaatctactttgaaagtgcattgcgaATGCATTAACcatcatgtgcagaatgggcctaggaggGGTTACTGAGGGGTTTTATAGATAGGctagctttttgttttgttattgtgcttgttttattgtgctcGCTAATTGCATATATTCCGCTTTGATGGGTTTCATTCTGTGGTTTCACTGTGGTTTTAAtgtgctgtaactcgcctcgaccCTTTGGGGAGAGTAAGAAATCCAAATCAtagataatataaataaataataaatcaccaAGCCACCTCTCCTTGTTCTGACAATGTTTTGCATTTGTAACAGCAGGGGATCACAAGAGAGAGGGCGGGGGAGAAATAACAAGGCAACTGTGCTACAACTTTCCTAATGGGCATCCCACTGAATGCGCAGTAGGTTTTTTTGCCACAGGGGCAACATGGCTGCTTCTTTTCCCTAGGCGGTGTTTGCAAAAGATATCCCCCACCCAAAGGCACGAGGAAGGCGATTCCTGTTGTGGTCCTGCCCCAGGAAGAAGAAAGGTGCTCCAGCAAAGAGGTAGGAAACGACTCCTTCTGCACACGTCCGCCAAAGCGCTGATGCTCCTTCAGACGTTGCGCAGCCGGAATGCGCCCGCCCATGCAcgactcttccccccctccctccttctctcccccaaaGTGGCTCAGGAAATACAGCATCCAGAAACTAAAGTTAGACTTGCCTAGAATCGTTTTCGGGCCCGGGTGCTTGCATCAGAAGCAGATGGTGGGATCTCTGCGCAAGAAAGTGTCGGCAAAATACTGTGACATCTTCCCCAGTGTCAAAATGCAGGTGAGTGACTTGCCCAGCCATCTCCTCCCAATGACATGGTATGAGAACATGGTGCCTGTCCAAGCCCCTTGGTCCGGCCAGACGGCTTTGGGCTGAAGGTCAAGGGCACGATGCCCAATACTGGGGAATGTTCCTCACTACCCATGGAAATGAAACCTCCAGCCCCTGTAAGCCGAGAGACTGAGGAGTCGAATCTCCAGCACCTATGGGTGTTGATCAAGAAgtcaaccctgcgaggtaggacacCCGTAAGTTGAGTTCTACAAACAATAACCCAGTAGTTGTAACCAAAATAGGCCAAAATACTGACGTTAATGTAGCTTTCCTCAAcattcttactgttgagaaatgcctgaatcattcttcaggctttgagaaagcccagaagtggcgcaatcatacaaaatatggttgggaagcagagctgtggacacgcccacttccCCTCCAGgtgcatcattggccattttgggaagggagggcaggtcaacatgaccatacttggttatatcacctgataaaggtttaaccAATTTAaggaatatatgaaaaattaattaacttctgccCATTCTGGAAACTTTTCCAGGCCCCTGGATAGGTTATGTTTTGTTTGATGTGTAGAATTttctgaatggatggatggatggatggatggatggatggatggatggatggatggatagatagatttctattttgcattagagttagatagatagatttctattttgcattagattctattttgcattagatagatagatttctattttgcattagatagatagatttctATTTTGCATTAGATAGATAGTTAGATAGATTTCTATTTTGCATTAGATAGAGATAGATTTCTATTttgcattagatagatagatttctGTTTTGCATTAGATAGATTTCTGTTTTGCATTAGAGAGATAGATTTCTATTTTGTATTAGATAGAGATAGATTTCTATTTTGTATTAGATAGGTTTCTATTTTGcatcagatagatagatagatagatagatagatagatagatagatagatagatagatagatagatagatagacagatcgTATAACCCTGcccccctgcaggggctcatgggaactgtagtccacagacatctggagaaccacagccgggccacctctgctctattaCTTGATGGTCATTATCAAGTTGGGCCACCCCATgatctgtgctggcaggggcttgtgggaattgtagtccagtccttgggaattgtagtccctagCCACCCCTGTGATAGAGCGATTTTTCACAAATTGTGTTCGCAGGGCAGGGTGAAGCACCTGCACGTTCAGCCCAGAGATCTCGAGGAGTATATTGAGCAAATGGAGAAAGTCTTGCAGTGCTACGTTAAAAGGATGCAGTGGCTTTTGTCAGGTACGTTTGGCCCCAGTCGCGGGATCCCACTCGGAGGATGGCGACTCTGCTTAAACCAACGTGAAACGTTCTGCTGGTCTCGCTTGCCGAAtggatttatactctgcttttctccccaaaggggctGACCACATCGATAAATGCAGCgaaaacagaacaggaaaaaaatgtgattgAAACCATACAAACTCCAGAGGACATGGGGTTGGaggttctgggttgagaaatgcctggagatttttagGGTGGATTATTATTCACCGAATGGATCAGTGTGGTTTAGCCAGAAGATCGTGGGATGGtcgggcagccaggcaagagatgctggAAGtgggtttgccatcgcctgcctgcACATCATGCCCTCCATGGTCTTTcgaggtctcccatgcaaatacaatccagggctgaccctgctgagcttccatgatctgacgaGATGGGTGGGCTGTCTGGGAGtccaggggggcggggagggacctcagcggagtataacGCTATGGAGTCCGCCCTCCGAAGCAACCacgttctccaggtgaactgccaggcttcctcgggaggtggagggttctccatctttggagatttttaaccagaggctggagagccatctgacggagaggctgattctgggaaggctcaagggggtggcaggtgacagtggaggagcgagagggatgtgagtgtcctgcatagtgcagggggttggactagatgacccaggaggtcccttccaactctgtgattctatgagtctagtctTAATTCCAGGATTCCTCCAGCCGCCgtctggagcctggcaacccaagAGCTTTGGGCTAGGAGCTACTGGCCAGCCCCGAGCCTATTCCTGGCGGCCGGAAGAGCAGGGGAAAAGCTCTGCTGGCTTGGTGCCGCTGACAATCAAAAAGAGGGCCTTCCTTGTCACTGCCCCATCGCTCTGCAGGTGTGAACCTCTGCAAGGCACTCCAGGGTGTAAAAACCTCTCCTTGTAAAGGGCTACCTCCAAGGGAGAACTTCCGGATCCATTCCTGCCTTCTGCtgattctttcttctctttcctgcaTGCTGACTTTTCGGACAGGCTTGGTCCTGAACGCTTGTTAAAGTCAAGCCATGTTGGAACATGATGTGtttgatctttattttttttggggggggacgaCACGAACAGGAAGCCGCAGATTGTTCGGGGTGATCTTGGAAGCCAGCGTCTGCATCCTGATCGATACCTCGGGATCCATGGAGCCGTCTTTGGAGCAAGTCACCCGAGAGCTGGCCTCCCTGATCTGGGAACAGCTGAGACAGAACCAGGCCAAGTAAGGAGGCTGCAATGGGGAAAGAAACCCACTTGTTTCAAATTTTGGCTTCCTTTTGGCTGGCTGGGTGCAGGAGGCAGCTGAGGAAAAGGGGGTGGCGAATGGCAGAGCTCTGAAACAAAGAGGGacgggggcgggtggggggggaaatgaatgctgcctgctagggttgccaacctccaggcggtagcaggagatctcctgggattgcaaatgGTCCCCATGTGACCAAGATtatttcaccaggagaaaatggctgcttgggaaggtggacaaAGTGGCATTCTGCCTccttgaagtccttcccctccccaaaccccacacccctcaggctccagccccca
Protein-coding sequences here:
- the VWA3A gene encoding von Willebrand factor A domain-containing protein 3A isoform X2; the encoded protein is MFGIVQGSRIGILVDSSDIACGPRLLDFQKDLLYLVDEQLCYMKRLYLLSFGTEVSCLWEDSRHINAEALCEAKEWVKELRPSGGCNLLKALKKALLLKELDALLIIAGSCPDQSSEILSDYIQQCTLGRDLLVQTVAYECSSQVAPAVLKSVAEAVGGHYHSCSTKSETYDSSDLDMILCERRRAEDLLKVINKIYKARAGHACFTLLPEISTEVVPFTPATSLPKPPNHEGPLVMQIPDFLAKSSAEWLKTNGLKAKKLSLYQVLAPNAYSPVEEFVPILQKTVSSTLHEKAMLQFEWHDGTIKNVHVDPPILYDYQKQLTRVVRRYERRIEWLSVGSRRIWGTVCERRVVLLIDVSVTNSLYLIHLQHALRLVLEEQISGKDCFNIIAVGKDVKPWQPEMVPSHLDNLERAWRWVLALRCEGTRNVMGAFRRVMEADFRDKDKQESQGIYLLTTGIPDQETHVISSYMAEACIGCDLQLHVSLFSTNDSPLEGEIPPRYASPEETALAFKTIVRAAGGRFHWFEETGIYESDDIGSILTEMEKAVSYSHQGALLVESLKQRSGTQSTAEEDRISERREKSSPQKWLLPKPTALTLARMSGRDGQDGDRSHSARIFAWRPPSTKAEIPPAQPIKEFLQTGGRKKGRWKKRPEGSLSSFYTDKGKKEGGVCKRYPPPKGTRKAIPVVVLPQEEERCSSKEWLRKYSIQKLKLDLPRIVFGPGCLHQKQMVGSLRKKVSAKYCDIFPSVKMQGRVKHLHVQPRDLEEYIEQMEKVLQCYVKRMQWLLSGSRRLFGVILEASVCILIDTSGSMEPSLEQVTRELASLIWEQLRQNQAKFNLISFAEEVVAWQECLAEATDEACHDAVQWVSTFRAHGNTSILRALQRALHLQGVEALYVLTDGKPDSSCALILQEIKMLRKHHAVPIHTISLNCSDRGANDFLKKLACQTGGRYHRCHADADGQLAAHRMLTGGFKDEDDPVFPAFEGDDLKALAEEVAKARSYLAQARHLRSLLERKNLDQKEQSS